The window tttgcaagctctgtaactcgctcataagtcaacgaatgacactcaaattttcatttcctaTTAAGATACCTTACTGAagaattataaacattaaaataggaaaaatgatttttgtccAAAATCGTGACTTTGCCCctttaagaaatgaaaatgtataaaatgtataaaagtttttttaatagCAACAGAGCGATATTACCTGTGTAACCAATGTTGAACCTACGTATAGAATAAATTAGTTCACATAGTCACGTGGGTTCTATCCAGGTCAATGTTTGTCAAAGATACTCACTGTAAAACCTTTTCCAgacataaaataaaacataaaatataattcaacAAACGCGCTAATCGATTCACCAACAGAAGAGTTATTTTGCGTCGTATGGCATGTTAgtcaatgaaaaatattttttcaaatttttattattcttttgaagcgccttaaaattatttttaatgaatgaaaacatATTACGTGTATTGATCTTGCAATTCTCTATTACATCAAAGTCAAATTAATAAGACAAACTTTTAGCAACCAGAACAATAcagcaatattttaaaatgttgaaattacacttgttgaaaaatcaaCTCTTAAGCTAACTTTCTATAGTATATATGTGTATGTATATTCACAGAAATCGAGTACAAACATTTTCCCGAATGATGACACATTTTACTGTTGGGAGTTGACAAAGACCTGGACCTCACAAACGTTGATATAGTCCGCCTCTCCTGGTTGACTGAGAACTTTCATAACTACGTATCTTCCTACAGCACCTGAAGCACAATACACTGCTATTACGTCTCGCACTTGTGCTGGTCCTTTGTAGAATCCACACGATGCTTGCGATTCATTGTTTATCACGTTTACCTGGACATCATGCAGTCGGTTCCCTTTATGgaatatataacaataattcaatattttgtataatttttaaaaataatatttttctacCACATAagaaatatatcatatcattgATATCTCTATAGCAGTGTCgttatttttttaagcaaattATTCTTgtcattgaataatttttacaGACTTATTAGAATATCTATATTAGCAAATCTCTTGTTTTCTTTGTGTAAGAACGACTGACACAGAGGCACAGATCAATCAATTACAAAGGCTTTGCTTACATTACCAATTTGTTCTTAATAGTCAATATTTTTCTTCCTACTCCGTGGCAATGAATAAGAAGACAGAGACAAGGATAACAAAGTAAATGAAGACTCGTTTACTGTAAAGGCCATTGCTCGTGCGGGACCAATGTTTGTGGCTTTCTCAGGTAAGAAATACTAAAGAATTAACATTCTCGCGAACGtatatacaagcatttgtttaatattcataaattatcCTGAACTTGTTACCAATGATATCATATCCCAATGAACCAGGAAAATAATGGCTATTCACCAACATGGATCCCAAcgaataaaaattattcaacacTATATGTCATATGTGACATGAATACacttttaattgttatttttaaaatttaattatacaaAACACAAACGGCAGCCGAGTTTCATACCGAACTGTTAAATACACGACATTATGTCAGGTTTTCGGGGATGCTGTCTGCATTCATAAACAACATGTAGGCaatattggagaaaaaaaaatggtaaatgGTCCTCTTTCCTATCAAAACTGCATttacaaaacatattgaatgtatgtaacatataaattttgtgaatgataaatatatagataCGATACTGTGAAACCAATAGAACTGTTtgtactgaagcattgtaaaattagttgttgttttttttaaccaataatTCCACACTTTGATACAGCAAGTCCACGAAAATAGATGACAAAATACCTGCCGTTTACTACAAACACGAAAATTTGCACAATGacagttttttaaaacttcatggGAGAAGGCGGTCTAAGTTATTGAACTCGTGTCCAATcccaattgaattttttttttacaattaaattatgttaaaatgaaggtattttaaatatataccaCAGCAATCAAATCTGTTGACGATGGTGACTTTAATGACGTCATGCATGGCTTGTAGGTCTATTTTAAGCCAAGGTTGGAAATCGTGATATGTATGTGCAAGTAGGTTGAAAGATCTACAGTCGATGATGTTGTCTACAGCATTAGAAGGTGCCCTGCTAGATGAACTCATAGTAACGGGCTTTGATACAGCAACTATGAATAtacaattaaacagtttttCTAAGTCTAATATTTATGAAAGCAGACATTgcaagttttgttttaaaagcttTCACAACATTCATGCACTgagattgaaaacaaaaaagaaataaaaagagcAATACCACCAGCTTTttgattgtaaaatattaagtatcatatttcaatagaacattatcaaataaaagaaaaattctctAACTTTGGACGCCAAATAACAATTTggttacaaaatattttaaaacaaacagcaatagaaagaaggttttaagaagaaaaaaagaaacgtCAATAGATACAGTTGTGTTAAACCATTTTCTTACTGTTCACTGTCTCGTCTTCCTGAAAGATAGGATAACAAATTTTATGACTTTTAAAACTGACTGAAGAAACATCACTTTCCCGAAAAGAATGTATTAAGTTTCAATTGTGTATTTTAATCATActcaaattattgaaaaaaagatCGGAGACCAACGGTCAGTCTAGCAAACAATTTTTGACCATTAAGCAAATAGcgtatttttctgttttagtgGATAATGCTCTATTATGATTGATTACCTCACACTTTTTAAAGAGAATGTCAACAATCCTGTTCTTGATTACACATGCACCAATCAGTTAAGggttttatttcataatttgatcaaaatcaGAATGGAAATGAGGATAAATTGTTGTTTGTATACAAAGTCAATTATAGATACATCTACTTATGTTTTTGCATTGTTATCAATCGGTATCGAATAaatcaataagaaaaaaaaacacaaacactATGACAC is drawn from Crassostrea angulata isolate pt1a10 chromosome 5, ASM2561291v2, whole genome shotgun sequence and contains these coding sequences:
- the LOC128183334 gene encoding fucolectin-like — protein: MEVCQIRENLYRCRACCEWIKLGKKAELTNDMTACKYYEMEDETVNIAVSKPVTMSSSSRAPSNAVDNIIDCRSFNLLAHTYHDFQPWLKIDLQAMHDVIKVTIVNRFDCCGNRLHDVQVNVINNESQASCGFYKGPAQVRDVIAVYCASGAVGRYVVMKVLSQPGEADYINVCEVQVFVNSQQ